From the genome of Pleuronectes platessa chromosome 19, fPlePla1.1, whole genome shotgun sequence:
GCTGAATGCTCTTTTTTGTTAATTACAGAATCAACAGTCAGAAGAaagaagatggagggaggacgGGAACCaggaataaagaagaagaagaagagagtgaaTCACAAAGGTCTGATTTCCTTTTGAAATACAGAGACTTTTAAAGGCTTCTCAGTATCAGACTGTGAGTTCAACTATTTTAAAGAAGCTTTAATTGGTTGATTCTTTGCATTGGCATTAAAAAAGTTCTCTTTTTGTCTCAGCTTCACATGAAGAGAGAATCTGTGGATCTCAGTTTGAACCTGACGTTTTATTAACAGACCTCAGGTCAGAGCCGGTTCCTGAATCGGCCCCTGAGCCGGCCTCCGATGTCAGGGAGGACTTCACCGACGCTTCCACATCCCAGATCACAAAGAAGAAGACGAGTGGATCGGTCAAGTGTCCCTCATGTGACAAGACGTTCGCTCTGAAGTGTTTGATGGAGAGACACCGACGCAGCCACTCCAAGCCTCACCTCTGCTCTCACTGCGGCAAAAGCTTCTCGGTGCTCGCCGGGCTCATCGCACATTCACGCCGTCACACCGGAGAGAAGCTGCACCGATGCCCCGACTGCGGGACAGAGTTTGCTTACAAGTCCACCTTCGTGAGACACATGCGTCAGCACAGCCTGAAGACAGTGGACACCCACGTGTGCACGCTGTGTGAGACCCACTTCACCGACACGCTGGCGTTTCAGCGGCACTGGTGTTGTGCCCTGAACAAGACGTTTGTCTGCTCGCTCTGTCCGGAGACTTTCCAGAGCAGACAGAGTTTGTCCGATCACGAGAACCTTCATTCAGGAGTCAGAGACTTCGTGTGTGAGATGTGTGGAGAGAGTTTCCTCTCGTCCTCGTCGCTGGCGACTCACCGGGTGACTCACATGGAGAAGGAGACCGGCTGCGACCTGCTCGGCCCCGGCTGCAGCGACCGGAGCCTCCTCACACTAAACCTGAGCAAACACGCCGGGGAGAAGCTCTTCACCTGTGAGGTCTGCGGTAAAGGCCTCAGTCACCAGAGCGCCCTGAAGCACCACATGCTGACGCACACGGGGGAGATGCCCTACATCTGCGAGATGTGCGGCAAGCGCTGCAGCCACGCCAGCGCGCTTCAGAACCACATGAGGCTCCACACCGGGAGGAAGCCGGGGCAGCTGTCGGCCTGCAACGTGTGCGGGAAAGAGTTCCGCCGCACGACGCGACTCAAATATCACATGAGCGTCCACACGGGGGAGAAGCCTTACGTCTGCGATCAGTGCGACAAGAGGTTCAGCAACCCCAGCAACCTGAAGATACACATGAGGAGCCACTCCGGAGAGAAGAGGTTCGGCTGCAATGTCTGCGGCAGGAGGTTCACTCACACCAACAGCCTGAAGGTGCACCGGCTGATCCACAGCGGGGAGCGGCCGTACCGCTGCGGCGTCTGTGGGAAGGAGTTCATCAACCGCAGCGACTCCAGGAGACACGAGAGGGTTCACCTGTCCGAGGGAGCCGGAGACGCTCTGTCTCCAAACACGGCTCAATGAAAACCTGAAGCTTCTCACCAACCACTCATCTGTATCGTTTGTTTACACACATGAAACTGTGATTATCTGTTTGTGTACGACATCTTAATGTGAAGAAGAAAACTGTGAGACCAGAGAAATGTGTCGACTGTTAAAGATTCTAAACAGACGTTTCTATCACTAGGTTTATTGGTCACTTTGGCCTTTTCTACTTATACCCTCACACGCTTTATGTCAAAagtattatatttgtttttatatttgatttatattgagctctattttatatattatatattttttattatatatttttctataaaaaatgtctcttaTAGCTGAACCTGTTTCTTTTGTCTAACACTCTAACACTGTCGACCGTGTGTTAACTTGCACGTCACAAACTAAATCCATAATTGTGTTTCATTGTAGATCGATCAACGACACTGTGAGTTTCAATGTGAATTATCATATTTACCttattttattcacatttgCATCTCTGGAAAGTTTTCCGCCTCCAATGTGATCTTGAGTGTCAATATACTTATGTCAATATATCGTATAACATTACAGAACATTATTATTTCTCTGagcaagcaaaaaaaaatctgttcattATTTATAGATTAACTAATAAATTAACGACCAACGACAAATCAACTATAAAGTGTGTTTAACATATTcatcagtttgtgttgttgtttcctctctctcactttgatgtttgattttttttattccacttgattgtttttttttactgcaatcGCACAATTTACTCACATGTGGCTAATTTCCTTTGTCGTGAAACAAAAGGAGCagacgagggagggaggggggggggggagaggcggATGAAGAAAAGCAGATGAACCTCGAGCA
Proteins encoded in this window:
- the LOC128425402 gene encoding zinc finger protein 260 isoform X1, with amino-acid sequence MLRVEALELQLCAAMETLLRAAVTELRRLMEEEDRADLRTEAAQQRSAPAAVKREEEVEEVQEEVSPQRQNGDTTNQFAALMETWTKAAVEKILTILKESTCEDEEEEEPSEESNQSSMKPPAKSTVRRKKMEGGREPGIKKKKKRVNHKASHEERICGSQFEPDVLLTDLRSEPVPESAPEPASDVREDFTDASTSQITKKKTSGSVKCPSCDKTFALKCLMERHRRSHSKPHLCSHCGKSFSVLAGLIAHSRRHTGEKLHRCPDCGTEFAYKSTFVRHMRQHSLKTVDTHVCTLCETHFTDTLAFQRHWCCALNKTFVCSLCPETFQSRQSLSDHENLHSGVRDFVCEMCGESFLSSSSLATHRVTHMEKETGCDLLGPGCSDRSLLTLNLSKHAGEKLFTCEVCGKGLSHQSALKHHMLTHTGEMPYICEMCGKRCSHASALQNHMRLHTGRKPGQLSACNVCGKEFRRTTRLKYHMSVHTGEKPYVCDQCDKRFSNPSNLKIHMRSHSGEKRFGCNVCGRRFTHTNSLKVHRLIHSGERPYRCGVCGKEFINRSDSRRHERVHLSEGAGDALSPNTAQ
- the LOC128425402 gene encoding zinc finger protein 260 isoform X2, giving the protein MLRVEALELQLCAAMETLLRAAVTELRRLMEEEDRADLRTEAAQQRSAPAAVKREEEVEEVQEEVSPQRQNGDTTNQFAALMETWTKAAVEKILTILKESTCEDEEEEEPSEESNQSSMKPPAKSTVRRKKMEGGREPGIKKKKKRVNHKDLRSEPVPESAPEPASDVREDFTDASTSQITKKKTSGSVKCPSCDKTFALKCLMERHRRSHSKPHLCSHCGKSFSVLAGLIAHSRRHTGEKLHRCPDCGTEFAYKSTFVRHMRQHSLKTVDTHVCTLCETHFTDTLAFQRHWCCALNKTFVCSLCPETFQSRQSLSDHENLHSGVRDFVCEMCGESFLSSSSLATHRVTHMEKETGCDLLGPGCSDRSLLTLNLSKHAGEKLFTCEVCGKGLSHQSALKHHMLTHTGEMPYICEMCGKRCSHASALQNHMRLHTGRKPGQLSACNVCGKEFRRTTRLKYHMSVHTGEKPYVCDQCDKRFSNPSNLKIHMRSHSGEKRFGCNVCGRRFTHTNSLKVHRLIHSGERPYRCGVCGKEFINRSDSRRHERVHLSEGAGDALSPNTAQ